One window from the genome of Oreochromis niloticus isolate F11D_XX linkage group LG20, O_niloticus_UMD_NMBU, whole genome shotgun sequence encodes:
- the igfbp6b gene encoding insulin-like growth factor-binding protein 6b yields MPILSNLTTVVLLLIAHCGSWTGANRLGPFKVCPSCKDPLGAGRPPRDHNAAGSTSVLAQGEPCGVYTLTCAKGLRCVPPPREHSPLQALLQGRGICAKYSKTSPTERPHPTGPHPSHSGDIEKAPCRKLLNSVLRGLELTIFQSDRDIYIPNCDTRGFYRKKQCRSSKGMQRGHCWCVDELGTPVPSRASEDGTVPCDGE; encoded by the exons ATGCCTATCCTTTCTAACTTAACAACCGTTGTATTGTTGCTCATTGCTCACTGCGGATCATGGACCGGGGCGAACCGCTTGGGCCCCTTCAAGGTCTGTCCTTCCTGCAAGGATCCACTGGGGGCAGGTCGGCCCCCCAGGGACCATAATGCTGCTGGCAGCACGTCAGTGCTGGCCCAAGGAGAGCCCTGTGGTGTGTACACCCTGACCTGTGCCAAGGGGCTCCGTTGTGTTCCCCCACCAAGGGAGCACAGCCCCCTCCAGGCTCTGTTGCAGGGAAGGGGCATTTGCGCCAAGTACAGCAAGACTAGTCCCACCGAGAGGCCCCACCCCACAG GTCCACATCCTTCACACAGTGGTGACATTGAAAAA GCACCCTGTCGCAAGCTGCTCAATAGCGTCCTGAGGGGTCTTGAGCTGACAATCTTCCAGTCTGACCGCGACATCTATATACCCAACTGTGACACTCGTGGCTTCTACAGGAAAAAGCAG TGCCGCTCCTCCAAGGGCATGCAGCGTGGCCACTGCTGGTGCGTAGACGAGCTCGGCACACCCGTGCCTTCACGTGCCAGCGAAGATGGTACCGTACCATGCGATGGCGAGTGA